In Phragmites australis chromosome 18, lpPhrAust1.1, whole genome shotgun sequence, the genomic window CCTCCTTATCCCTTACGCCGagcaacccgtcactaatgtctcagtcattagtgacaggttacaaAGCGACATATCACTGATGTGTCTTAGGGCACCATTTCCACCCCGAAATCCCTCCTCCAAAAGCCTAGCCACACATGCTTCCTCCCCAGATCCTGCCATGTCCTCCCAAATCTCACCCCCTCCTCTCATCCACTCGCCACAAATGCCCTGCTCGTTCTGCATGTTCCATCGGCGCCCACCGCCATGAGCATCTCAATAGTTGCGGCGTCCCGAGCCTGGTGACTTCCCTTGGATCGATGATGTCCCAAACGGCTTCGACACGGGTCTCCTTGGTGATGGAGTTCGCCTCCGTCCGGATCTCATCGGGCTTGCGCGCCCACATCAGTGCATTGAGCTCGTGGCACTGGACAACGTCGTCCCGCATCGCCACAATGTGGTGTGCCGAGCTATGCGCGTGCCTAGCCACGTCCATGCCGGCCATTGACGTCAGTTCCTACGAACCCCATAGGACGCCTTGTTCCCTGCAGAGCCCGCTGACCCTTCTACACCCATCACCGTCAACAGATCTGGGTACTGCTACCTGCAATTTCTCTTTTCCTGTATTATTTGTTTCCATTTTCCTTGATGATGATTGTTACTGCTTTTCTGTAGATGGGGCGTGAATCAATGCCTATGTGGCAGGCTGAAGCAGCAACAAGGGCAAGATCTGCTGAAACTCCTAGTGAGGCGCGATTGAATCTTTGTGTGCCTAGTGGAACTCTCTCTTCTTATCTCTCTGGTAATgatataaatttaaatatggAGAAGTAAGTTTATATGAAACAATGTAACTTCTTTCCCATTTGTTATTTATGTTTGGCCTTTCTTTTCGGCAGGCTCAAGTCCAGAGAAGATTCTTAAGTGGTGTGATAGGCTGCAAGTGCTGATTGCCATAGCTAAGGCTGTTCATTTCCTACATACAGGAATAATTCCTGGTTCCTTATATAATCGGCTAAAATCTTCTAGTATTTTGCTTGACGAAAACCTTATGGCAAAGTTGAGCGACTATGGGTTGTCCATAATCACAGAGGAGATATACAAACATGAGGTGGGCCTGTCATTCTGAAAGAAtgatcctcctctcctctcttcacctatttattaaattttaataaaGCAACTTCAAGGGTACAATGTTTTATTTTAACATAAattacttaacactcgctgttTACAGGTAATAGGAGAATGGAAAAGATACTTACAAAATAACGCTGCAGAAATGTAAGTCCCTACTGAACAAAATTGTAGCTAAGTTTGATTTCAAATGCACAGTTAGATATAACATTTAATGAGGAGTTCAGCACTTCCATTCACTTATGCCAGCACACCAAGTGCATTGAAATAGGGGAAAATAGCAAATCTGCTTATAAAGTTCAAACGTGTTATTATTAATGCTGAGccaattaaaaaaatgtaacaTATATCTGTGTTTTTAGGAAAGTTTGGAGGATGATATACACTCTTTTGGTTGAATTCTATTATAAGTACTTATGGGTCCAAAATTACACGAAGGTGGCGGTCCTTTTGTTctaaggtcatctccagcagatgCTTTAAAAATCTGTcccctataatattattacagcatcctctaacaTTATTATagtacttctttttttttatctccagcaatTACTCTATTTTTCACCTTCTATTACTCCCCTTCTTTTTTCGGACCTACAGTCATTCTCTCACTACAGTAATGTAGCCCGTTCTGAGCTGCCACAAATTTGCCATCACGAGCGCTACAGTCCTGAGCTCCTGCATTACTGTAGCACCTGAAATTGGCTCCACTGGAGTGGGATGCGGGCAGATGGATAGGTAAAAAGTACAAGTACAGGGATACAGCTCGGTTTTGAGAGCTCCGCTGGAGTTGTCCTAAATGAGCTGATATGTTCCCTTTCACATTTGTACTATAAGGTTTATACTGGTGATACCTGATCGAGATTTAGGTGATGCTGAGAAGGTCGCTTATTCACAAAATGACTTTAAGCTATTTAACTACTTGAAATACCTATTCTCCTTGTTGGGATTTGACTTTATTATGTATCGTTATCCTTTTCCCCTTATGATTTAAAGTAGCACATATGTAAAATACCTGTAATCATCTCGAGTTTGATTTCACCATTTTCCGAAAAAGGATGAGGTATATGACTCGATGCACAAATAATTAAACTGTTGTGCCATTGACCCATTTTGAGATCTTTCAACATTGCGGTTTGTGGGCATTTAGAACAAtcggacttttttttttgttttttaaacacacataagtgacagatctaGTCAATAATGACACATGTTAGTGACGTGTTCGGAGTGATAAATATggtatccgtcactaatgagttttTCTGAAATAGTTTACGCCTATTATTGAACTTGCTCTTAAGCGTCGTCATGCATGTGACTGCGACTAGTCCTCATGTTTCACAATAGACGTATCGGAAACATTGTACACCAGGTGACTAAAATAATCTCCCCATATTTTGGTCAACGAGAGATTGTGCAGTCACCATGCCGATGGGCTCACTGTGTACGAGTCTCAAAGTGAATTGGAGAAGCGAGGCTCAAAGTCGCCATGGTCCACTACCTCCGGCAACCCCTCTTTCCTTCTCGGCAATCTTAGAGGGATGCCAAGGAACGAGGCTCAAGGTCTCCTTGTCTCATCACCGCCTCCCCCTCGTCACCCTTATTCCTCCTTCCTGCCTTTCCGGCACCTCCTTCCACCGCCGCCCCCATGCTCTTCCTACTATCAGTGGGCCATCGCGCCTCCTTTCACCATCGGTGCCAGATAATGCCCTCATATCCTCCTTTCAGCCCGCCTATAAGCTCTTCTTGGTTCGTGACACCTCCAAGCATTACGTTGAGATATTACCAACCAAACCACAGACATCGGCGAGAGCTTTCAGCTCGCTCGTTGCGAGCGGGCGGGTCGAACGTTCGACGCCTGGCTCTCGCACGCCTATAGAGGGAAAGGATTTATTCTCAGATGATTTTCTTCAAAGAGCCTCAAACGCCTATGGATCATAATGGAAGCACGACATGCCCGTCGCTTGTAgagccagaggttttgtagatCTCTTCagtaaaatatatgtatataagtTGTAAATCTAGAGGTGTGTAGATGTGAGCATGTGTTGCATATGATATGAAATCAGATACTACAATTTTACTAGCGTtgaagctgaaaaaaaaaatcacggccatcgGGACCCACGTCTCACTCCGTCGCCTACTGACACGTGGGCCCATGCGACTTGAGCGCCACCCACTGACGTCCTGGCCCCACGGGTCCCCATCCCTATCCCTTCGGCCTCCGCCTCCATCTCGCCCCATCTCCACCACCTCCGCCTTGCTGCCTCCTATGGCCCGCCTCCTCGcgcaaaccctaaccctagcccgCCCCGCCCCGATCAGTGCCACCGCATCCGCCTCCCTCCGTGGCCTCGCCACCAGGGTCGATGTCATCGAGATCGACCTCACCGAGGAGGACGCCGCCTCGGCCCCCGGTTCGGCCTCCCCCTCGATCGAGGTGGTGGGGATCCGGCGCCTGGAGGAGGCCATCCACGGCGTCATGGTGCGGCGCGCCACGCCCGAATGGCTCCCCTTCGTGCCGGGGGGATCCTTCTGGGTGCCCCCGGTGCGGCGCCCGCACGGGATCGCCGAGCTCATGGGCCGGATCGCGGCGACCCGGGGTGCGGAAGAGGTCGTCGGTGCCGTGGACGGCGCGGTCGAGATCGTGGAGGTCGACGCTCCCATGACGGAGGAGGAGACGCTCTCCTTCTCCACCGCGCAGGGGTGGCCCTC contains:
- the LOC133899038 gene encoding uncharacterized protein LOC133899038; the encoded protein is MARLLAQTLTLARPAPISATASASLRGLATRVDVIEIDLTEEDAASAPGSASPSIEVVGIRRLEEAIHGVMVRRATPEWLPFVPGGSFWVPPVRRPHGIAELMGRIAATRGAEEVVGAVDGAVEIVEVDAPMTEEETLSFSTAQGWPSASYFVEGKSLHATKKSRKGATQTDDEES